Within Acinetobacter pullicarnis, the genomic segment ACTTTGTTGAAGCTATCTTGACGCATGAATATGCTGCCAGGCAACAGCGCAGTCAGCAGGTACTGATGAAACTCTCAGGCCTGCCTCAAGTCAAAACCCTGGAAGACTATGATTTTAATTATGCCCTAGGGGCCCCTAAATCACAGGTGATTGAACTGTTCAATCTGAGCTTTATTGCTAGAGCAGAAAATGTGGTGTTTCTGGGGGCTAGCGGAGTAGGAAAAACGCACTTATCTATGGCATTAGGCTATAAGGCCATCATGAACAACATTAAGATCAAGTTCATTACCGCAGCGGATTTAATGCTGCAACTGAGTACAGCCTATCAGCAAGGTAAATTGAAAACCTATATGCAGCGTGCGGTACTGGGACCAAAGTTACTGATTATCGATGAAATTGGTTTTTACCGTTTGGACGTGAAGAAGCGAATCTGTTCTTTAACGTGATTGCCAAGCGTTATGAAAAAGGCAGTACGATATTGACGAGTAACTTACCCTTTAGCCAATGGTCTAAGTCATTTGCGGATGATGTTACGTTGACCGCTGCGATGTTAGATCGGTTGCTGCATCACTGTCATGTGGTACAAATATCGGGTGAGAGTTATCGTTTGAAGGATAAAAAAAGAATTGGGATTCAGCCCCAGGTTGAAATTTAATACGAGATCAAAGGGGTCAATTTTACTTTGCCATTTGTAAGGTGAAAGGGGTCAATTTTAGAATGCCGTTGACAATTTACTTCACACAAAGCAGTTGATCCCACTTAAAGTAGTTCTGTGTTAGCCGATCTCGTGACATATTCCATGTTCTGTTCGGCATTAAACTCGCGCCCAAGGCAATCTTGGTTTTGCCATACTTAAGATGAATCGCTTCGAGGGAATCCATCAAGGCATTGCTGACTTCGATGTGTTTCATATCAGTGAACATGTCATACACATGGTTTTCCTTTGGTTCGAGACACGTCAGAATCACGCCGCATTTCTTGAATGCTATATCCTTTGCATACAGGCCATCAATCATCGTTGTAGCGAGTTTAGAGAGCACCAATAAGTTGTCGGTAGGTTCTGGTAAAGCTAAAGATAAAGACTTGTTGTAGAAGGGCTTTGAGCTATCAAATGGGTTTGATTGAACGAAACCAATCAGACAACCACACAACAAATTATCATCTCTCAGTCTGCTAACAGCATCCATGACATACAGCGACATGGCTTCCTTGAGATCATCTATGTGATAGATCCTCTGCCCAAAGGAGCGACTAGCAATGATTTGCTTCTTTGCAGGTGGCGTATGTTCCAGTTCAATACAAGCAATTCCCTGCAATTCCAATAAAGTTCTGTGCATCACTACAGAAAATTGGTCCCTGATCATCAGAGGGGAAGCCAAGACAAAATCCATAACTGAATGAATCCCCAAGCTGTTGAGCTTCTTGGAATGCTTTCGGCCTACGCCCCAGATTTCACCAACATCTATGGCTTGATGCAGAGTTTCAGCAGAGCATGGATCCATTGAAACCAAGTTGCAAACACCATTGAAGTAAGCGTTCTTCTTGGCAATATGGTTCGCTAGTTTCGCTTCAGTCTTTGAGCGTCCAATGCCAATACATACAGGTAAACCAAGCCAAGAAAACACACGCTGACGAATCTGATGGGCATTTCAGTCAAGTCGTAATTCCCTGAATGAGCTGTCAGATCCAGAAAGCACTCATCAATTGAGTAAATCTCCTGCTCTTTGGGAGATACAAAATCAGAGAGCACCTTCATGAATCTGCGAGACATCTCTGCATACAGTGCATAATTGCTCGATAGCACCTGCACCTGATGCTGCTCTACGATGTCCTTGATCTGAAAGAGAGGAACACCCATCTTAATGCCCAAGTCCTTGGCTTCCTGAGATCGAGCTACAGCACAGCCATCATTGTTGGATAGCACAATGACTGGCTTATTGTTCAAACTTGGGTTAAAGATACGTTCACAACTGACATAGCAGTTGTTGATGTCTACTAAAGCATAGATCTTCTGGTGAGATGCTTGCATGAGCATGAAACCAATAAAGTATTAACGCTTTCTGAATGGCTTGATGACAAAAGTCACTACACCCCAAATCACCATTTCCTGCCCATCCTTTAGATGAATGTCAGAATACTCAGGGTTCTCTGCTTTAAGCCAATGGTTATGATCACCTTCAATCATGAGACGTTTCACGGTGAACTCATCGTCGATCAGTGCAATCACGATGTCTTCATGTTTGGCTTCAATGCTCCGGTCTACAATTAGTTCATCATCAATCTCAACCTGCATCTCTCATGGAAAGTGAAGCTACTTTCACAACGAAGGTTGCAGCTTCATTTTTAATGAGGTGCTCATTCATGTCCAAAGTTTTGTCGACATAGTCCTGGGCAGGAGAAGGGAAACCAGCAGCAACCTTTTCTGAAGCCAAAGGAATATGCAAAATGTTGTAGGATCTACAAGCGTGATGGATGTCACATCATTGAAGCTTTGCTTCTCTGCCTCGTTGAGGTAATTCCTGATCTCTATGATTTTGGATACAGGTACTCTTACCGTTTTTGTAGGCTCATTATATTTGAGCTTTCTACCGGAACCATCTCGGCTTCCGCCACGACTATTGCTCATGACTCATCTACTTTTTGATTTTGTGACGTAATCAAATATATGACTGAATGTATTACAGATTCAAGACTATTTCGATAAGTGGTGAGACGTTAATGACAGCTTTTTTAATATATCTATTTCTGGCACTGTTGCAAATAGAGATTTGAGTCGATGATGTTCCCTTTAAAAAGTGCTTAGAGACCGAAAACCCTGTTGATTAGACACACTTCACCCTGAGGCTGACCATAATAAAATGACGATGCTTGTCCTTTACGTAGTGCACGCATGACTTCAATACCTTTAATTGTGGCATAAGCAGTCTTCATAGATTTGAATCCTAATGTGGCCCTGATGATTCGCTTTAACTTACCATGATCACATTCAATGACATTATTTTTATACTTAATCTGCCTGTGCTCAATATCTACTGGACATTTTCCTTCTCGCTTTAATCGTGATAAAGCATGGCCATAGGTCGCTGCTTTATCTGTATTGATGACCCGTGGAATTTGCCATTTTTTCACCGTATTGAAGATCTTTCCTAGAAAACTATAGGCTGATTTACTGTTCCGTCTAGCGGAAAGGTAAAAGTCAATCGTATGACCCTGTTGATCAACTGCACGATACAGGTAAGTCCATCGCCCCTTCACTTTGATATAAGTCTCATCCATATGCCATGAATGTAAATCTGTAGGATTACGCCAATACCAGCGTAACCGTTTTTCCATTTCTGGAGCATAACGCTGAACCCAACGATAAATTGTACTGTGATCCACATTTATGCCTCGTTCAGCGAGCATTTCTTGAAGTTCACGATAGCTGATGCCATATTTACAATACCAACGAACAGCCCAAAGAATGATTTCACCTTGAAAGTGTGTTCGGCGACAATTAGGATGACCGGTTGACGACAATTATCTTGGCCGGTTGGGTGTCACAATAGGTACCTTGTTTTCTGTTCGGAGTTCAAGGTGCCTGGACAACATATCACCCACCGACAAGAGGAGCTGTATATGCAGCATCGCCAACAAGGCATGACTCAAGAAATCGCTGCTGCGAAGTCTGCCATTTCCCCCCGCACTGCCCGACGTATTGAGCAGTCCAACACCTTACCCCGCGCTAAAGCTGATAGAGATTGGCGCACCCGCTAAGATCCACTGGAAGCCGTATGGGAAACCGATCTAGTTGTTCTTTTAAACGCTAAACCAGAGCTTACGCCTATTACTTTGCTGGAGCATTTGCAGGCGCTCTATCCAAACCAATATGACCAGCGAATTCTGAGAACATTGCAGCGTCGGGTTAAGAAATGGAAAGCACTACATGGCCCGGAGAAAGATGTCATCTTCCGCCAGCAAGCTCAACCCGGTTTACAGGGCTTCTCTGATTTTACTCATCCTGATAGCCCGATCACCATTAAGCAGCAACCCTTTGCTCATTTGCTGTATCAGTTCCGCCTCGCTTATAGCGGCTGGCGTTCCATCACTGTGGTTCAGGGTGGTGAGAGCTATTCTGCCTTATCTACCGGTTTACAGCGTGCGCTGACGCAGGCTGGTGGCTGTCCGGTGGAGCATCGCACCGATAGCCTCAGTGCCGCCAGGAACAATACGCAAAATGTCTGGACAGATGCCTATCAGGACTTGTGCGAGCATTACAACATGACGCCAACGCGCAATAACCTGGGGCAATCGCATGAGAACGGCGTAGTGGAGTGCGCTAATGGCTCATTTAAACGCCGTCTGGCGCAGCACCTGCTACTTCGCGGCCACAGTGACTTTGACAGTATCGAAGCCTACCAGGCCTTTATTGATCAAATCGTCGGCAAGCTAAACCAGCGCTCACGCAGCCGCTTTTTAGAAGAACAGCAAACCCTGCAAGCCTTACCGGAATATGATGCTGTTGATTACACCTTGCTGAGCATTAAAGTCACCCGTAGTGCCACCATTGAAGTGCGCCGGGTGGTGTACAGCGTGCCATCACGACTGATTGGCGAACGCCTGCAAGTACGGCTGTATCATAACAAACTGGTGCTCTATGTGGGCCAGCAAGTGGCGCTGACCTTGCCACGAATTTACCCGGCCCTCGGCCAAAGCCGTGCACGTTGTATCAACTACCGGCATATTATCCGCTCACTGGCCGCTAAACCGCAGGCGTTTCGTTACTCGCAACTGCGGGATGATATCTTACCTGACGACAATTACCGGCAGTTGTGGCAGTTAGTGGATGATGCGTTACCAGCACAGGATGCCTGTAAATGGATAGTCACGGTGTTATGGCTGGCGAGCGAATACGATAGCGAACAAGAGCTGGGAGAGACCTTGTTGCAAGAGGCCAGAGCCGGTCTGTTTGAAAGTGCCAAAACCATTCAGGAGCGCTTTTACACCCCGCAAAGCGCACCAGACATTAAGACAAAGCAACATAACCTGCAAAGTTATGATGCACTGCTAACGTCATTAAAGGCACAGGCGAAACACGATGTGGAGGTGCCATTTTGACTTCCTCCGTTGCATTACTGCTCAAAGAATTAAGGCTGCCGGCGTTCGTCAGGCACTATGAAAAACTCTGGCAAACCGCGGTAGAAAAAGGCTGGTCGCACAGTGACTACCTTGCGGCATTATGCGAATACGAGCTCGCAGAGCGCTTTACACGGCGCACACAAAGCTGGGTACGCGAAGGGAGGCTGGCACCGGGAAAAACCTTAAGCACTCTGGATAACAGCGTGCTCAGCCGGACAAATCAAGCGCTCATCGCCAAGTTGCACCAAGACCTGTCCTGGGCACATCACGCCGATAATATCCTGCTGATTGGCCCCAGTGGCACCGGCAAAACACACATAGCCAATGCATTGGGTTACCGGCTGATTGAGCAAGGCATACGCTGCAAACTGTTTCCAGCCATTGGCTTGGTACAACAGTTACAACAAGCCAAGCGCGAACTGGATCTGATGAGCGAGATGAGCAAGCTGGATAAGTATCAGGTGATCATCATTGATGACATTGGTTATGTGAAAAAACCGATGCAGAAACCCAGGTACTGTTTGAATTTATCGCGCATCGATATGAAAGCGGTAGCCTGATCATCACAGCCAATCACCCGTTTAGTGCATGGGATCAGATCTTCCCAGACAGCATGATGACGGTAGCGGCCATAGATCGGCTGATCCACCACGCGACAATTATAGAATTAGAAGGAGAAAGCTATCGAAAACAACATCAGTTAAAACAAGCTGGAAGTAGGAAAAATGAGAAAAACCTAACCGGCCATCATAATTGACGCGAACCGGCCAAGATAGTTGACGCCGAACAATGATTGACGATCTAACGCTCCAGAACCAAATCAGGGATCTGGCTTTAGCGAGTCGGAGCGAACCGACCGATGGTTGGCGTACCGAAGAGCTTGACCCTAAGTTGTGGAACGGTTGGCGTAAAATGATTCAGGGGGACCGGCTAGAAATCGCTGAATACGATCTGACGGCTAAGGTTAGCCAAGGGGACTCTCCTAGTGACAAGCCCGGAGTGGTTGAAGGTCTAAAACAAAGAATAAGGGCTTACAACTTTAGTAAACAAAGGACGTCATCAATAGCAGTGATATAAAAAGTTATCTTTGCCGCCCCGATAAGGCTTTACGGGGCGACTAAGTCTCACCCAACCGACAATTCCGATAGTTTCAGAATAAGCTTTGAGTTTTCTAAGATTGGAATTACTACACCACAGCACGTACTCGAGATACTACAAATAGCTTTTTGGTAGGACCGATACCGAATAAATATCCATAATACATCAGGAGAAACTTTTTTTAATTTTCTGTAACCGGTCATAAATCAGTGGCGGATAATTTGCATGATATTCACCACACTCTGGGCAATGCTCTTGTTTTAGGTACGCTTGATTGTCGAGATCTTGATAAGGAAAAACGCTGAAGAGAAGTTCGTGCTGCATAAGCGTTTTATAAAAACTCTTATGATAAGGTGCAATCTCGCTGTCTTTGATTTTGTCGAAATATAGGTCAACGCTGTTCAAAATGCTCATAATTTCTTTAACCCCGTCGAACCTTAAAATGTCGTCATCTTTGTGAATATCAACATCTAAGCTCTCTAGATCCTCAATGAAACATTCGCTCGAGAATACAGAAGGATCATTGCGTCTTGCCATCAACGGTCTTTTCTTGATCGTAACTAAAATTTTTGATGTTTCTTTCGACGAACATATAAAGTTCGTGAAGTTGATCTAACTCGTGCCTTAGTTGCTCCTTCGTGTTTTCTTTTTCGATTTGCTGATGAAGGATTCTATTCGCATCAATCTGGGCTTTCAGCGCTAAAAACAGAACTACTGAACCTAGTATCTGTACGAATGGTTCGAAATACCTCCAAAAGCATCTCCTATTTCGCCATAATCCTTCAAGTAGTGAAGAGGAAGAAGAGGTAAGAATAAAGGGAAAGAAGACAGAATACACTGCCGACGACGATGACCCAGAAAGCTATTTTGGTAACAGGAGAGTTATAGATATTCATTTTTACACCTTTTCAGAATTTCTTTTCTGTACGCGCTAGGAGTTTTGCCAATTTTTTTCTTAAACAACTTTTGAAAGTGTTCATGTGCCGGATACCCAATGGCTTCACTCACTTCGGAACAGACTTACCGGATCTTTAAGCAGCTGCTTTGCTTTTTCAAGCCGACAATAGGTTAAATAATCAAGAGGTGTCATGCCTGACAGCTCCTTAAATTTTGTAGTTCGTACGCGACATCCCCGCAATCCCGAGATCGTCAAGACCCCATTTTTTATCGAGACTATGATGAATAGCTTCCAAGGTTTTGCTGAGTTGCGGATTTTCGATCAGTTTCCAGGCAGACATTGGATTCTTAACGCTTGCACGAAGATAATTTCGGTCAGCTTTCTGACTAACGTGAAGGAAGCCCTGATTTTGCTTCCTGCTCTATAATACTTAAAAGCATGGCAAGCCAAGGCGAGTGGGAGTTATCAGCACTCTTGATATGCACGACATTTGCAGCGAATTTAAGAATGGATGATCGGGTCCGCCATTAAAAAAAATGTCCGCAAACGGTGGGCTTTGAGCTTGCTCTGACGTGAGCTTCGGATTTTTAGCTCTAAATTCGGCCGCAGGCTCGGCCGTGATTTTAAAAAAGACAATGCCCTGCTGTTTGTCTGCTATACCAAATAGCTGGAAACGAAGTGAAATCCGCAAATCAAGGCTACTCGAGACGAGACCAAGAAAACCTACTAGCTCAGGCCCAGGTCTTAGAGCATGAACGAAGCCATCCGCAGCGCTGCCCCTTTGGAGCTTTCTCATTTACCAAGGCACGGGAAATGCGCGGCATAATTAAGAACTTTCATCAAAAAACAGCCCACAAAAACCGATTACTACAGCTAACTAAAACAGGCTATGAAAGTATTAATTAATTATCATGCACAACATTTCCTCATGGGAATAAGAATATAAAAATCCTTAAGGGCTGAAAAAAAGCCAGGGCTACAGTAATCAAAGGTACGGCACGAGAAAAGGCTTAATTTATGTGCTGTGATTGATTGGCATAGCCGCAAGGTACTTGCGCATAGGGTATCGATTAGTATGGATCGGCTTTAAATGAAGCAATTGAAAAATATGGATCACCTGAAATATTTAATACAGACCAAGGCAGTCAGTTCGTGATGCATTTATTGAAAATCAAATGGCATTCAAATCAGTATGGATGGTAAAGGTCGATGGATTGATAATGTGATGGTTGAAATTATGGCGGAGCGTTAAATATGAAGGTGTATCTCAAAGCTTATAGCAGTGTCACAGATGCGAAAAAGCAATTGAGTGCATATTTTGAGTTTATAATCTGAAACGACCTCATTCGAGTCTAGACAAATTGACACCAAATGAGTTTTACTATGATCAGCTACCCCAACAAAACAAGGTGGCTTAACTAGAGCGGAATATCACTTATAAATACGCTTTAGTTGTTCAAACAAGTGGGACCACCTCTGTCTAATCAGTAAGTGGATGAAAACTAAGGAGGCTTTATGAAACTAGATTATGTGATCGTTGCCGGAGGGTGTTTTTGGGGTCTCGAAGACCTCCTTAGGAGTCTGGACGGTGTGACGTCAACGAAGGTGGGCTACTCTGGCGGAGATTTTGATGATCCTACCTACGCCGATATTATAACAGGGAAAACGGGGCACGCCGAAGCGGTTCGCGTGGAATACGACCAAGACGAAATATCTCTCGAAGAGATTCTACATTACTTTTTCAAAATCCATGATCCGACTACGAAGAATCGCCAAGGAAATGATGTTGGCACTTCGTATCGCTCGGCAGCGTTCTATCGTGACGATGCACAGAAAGCGATTATCGAAAACGTGATTGATGAGGTCAATGAGATCGGTCGCTTCGAGAATCCCGTGGTCACGACGGTAGCCTTGGAAAAAGAGTTTTATGACGCTGAGGAGTATCACCAAAACTATTTGAAGAAGAATCCCCACGGGTACACGTGCCATTTTGAGAGAGATTAAACCATGAATCAAACGAAAGAGGAAAAAATGAAAGAACTTAAGAACGTTGTCATCTACACAAAAGACCATTGTCCGTTTAGTAAACGCGTGAAGGAGTACTTAACTTCTGAAAAAGTTGATTTTAAACAAATTCGCGTGGATGACGATCCCAAGACTTATGATGAGTTGAAGAAAAAAACCAACCTTCAAACTGTTCCGCAAGTTTTTGTGGATGGAAAATTCATTGGTAGCGCGACTGACTTCTTCGCGTGGATTGATAGCTAAAGAACAAACCCAAAAATAAAGGAGCAAATTTATGTTCAACTGGGAAAGCATTAACAACTATCTCGATAACGGCACTCCCGCTCCTCCTAGAAAAGTAGAAAAGAGCGAGGAAGAGTGGAAAAAAATTCTGACGCCCGCTCAATTTAATGTCATGCGGAAGAAAGGCACCGAGCGCCCTCACACTGGGGAACTCTGTTCATTTTATGAGGCAGGACGGTATGCCTGCGCGGGCTGCGACACTGAACTGTTTGATTCGAACGTTAAGTTTGATTCGGGAACAGGTTGGCCGAGTTTTTCTGAGCCCGTCGCCGACAACGTAATTCAATATGAACTGGACACGACTTACGGACGAAGAATCGAAGTGCTATGCAATGTGTGCGAAGCCCACTTAGGGCACGTTTTTCCAGATGGTCCTGAGCCCTGGGGCTCGATTCTGCATCAACTCGAGTCATTGAAGTTTGTAGAATAATTTTTAAATCGAGGGGGTTTATGAAAGTGAACCTTTTGAAAAAAGGAGCCGTTCGTGTTGATTAAGCTGTTCGGTCATAAAGACTGCCATAAAACCAAGATTTACCAGTCGTACTTGAAAGAAAAAGGAATCGAGTTTGATTTTTTAGATGTTCACGAAGACGACGCGGCAGCTGATGAACTGCGATCCCTTTATACTACTGGAAAGTTAAATTTCCCGACAATACTGGTTGGGACAAAGAAGCTGAGAAACCCCAAGTTCAAGGATCTCGACAAGTGGTTGGAAGCTTCGATGAAAACGAGATCTTTTTTTGAGGATTGTAATTAGCTTAGTAAGGAGTCAGATCAATGATTATAGCAGTTGTCCGCAGTCGTGTTGCCAAGGAGCACGGTGGGGAGTTTGAAAGAAGATACGCCGAGATGTCCGCGCTTGTCGAAGCCATTCCTGGTTACGGAAGCCATGAGCGGTTTTCTTCTCCTAACGGTGAAGATGTTCTAATTGTCGAGTTCCTTACCAGAGAAGCTTTCGATGCTTGGGATAAGCATCCCGAACACAAAAAAGCCAAGATGCTTGGCAAAGACTACATTTTTGAATCGTACGACGTGAAGGTCGGAGAAGTTTTTGAACGGCACACAAAGCCGGAGGTGAAATTATGAAAACGAGAAACGTTTATATCGTAGGTGGAGCTCGGATTCCATTTATGAAATCTATGACCGCATATCGAGACGTCTCAAGTGAAGAACTAATGACGGCGAGCCTAAAGAGTTTAGTTGATAGATATAACTTGGAAGGAAAAACTGTGGGCGATGTAGCCTTAGGAGCTGTCATGCACAGCTCGGCTAACTGGAATTTGGCTCGTGAAGTCGTTCAATCCTCCGGTTTGCATCCAAACACTCCGGCATATAACGTGCAACGTGCTTGCGGAACGAGCTTGGAAAATACGATTCAGATTGCTCACAAAATTTCTAGCCACCAAATTGAAAGTGGCATTGCGGGCGGTTGATAGCAACAGCGATTTGCCCATTATGGTTAGTCGAACTTTCGCAAGAAAATTGATTGCGTTGAATTCTGCCAGAACGCTTGGTGAGAAAGTAAAAATCATTTTAGGAATTAAACCTAGCGATCTAAAGCCAGTGTTGCCCGCAGTGGTTGAGCCACGCACCGGAAAATCAATGGGTGAGCATTGCGAACTCATGGTTAAAGAGTGGAATATTTCTCGCCAAGAGCAAGATGAGTTAGCGCTGGCAAGTCACAGAAATGCAGCTCAAGCATATAAAGATGGGTTTTATGATGATCTCGTCTTTCCATTCC encodes:
- a CDS encoding IS6-like element IS1008 family transposase is translated as MSSTGHPNCRRTHFQGEIILWAVRWYCKYGISYRELQEMLAERGINVDHSTIYRWVQRYAPEMEKRLRWYWRNPTDLHSWHMDETYIKVKGRWTYLYRAVDQQGHTIDFYLSARRNSKSAYSFLGKIFNTVKKWQIPRVINTDKAATYGHALSRLKREGKCPVDIEHRQIKYKNNVIECDHGKLKRIIRATLGFKSMKTAYATIKGIEVMRALRKGQASSFYYGQPQGEVCLINRVFGL
- a CDS encoding ATP-binding protein — translated: MTSSVALLLKELRLPAFVRHYEKLWQTAVEKGWSHSDYLAALCEYELAERFTRRTQSWVREGRLAPGKTLSTLDNSVLSRTNQALIAKLHQDLSWAHHADNILLIGPSGTGKTHIANALGYRLIEQGIRCKLFPAIGLVQQLQQAKRELDLMSEMSKLDKYQVIIIDDIGYVKKPMQKPRYCLNLSRIDMKAVA
- a CDS encoding ATP-binding protein, with the translated sequence MITANHPFSAWDQIFPDSMMTVAAIDRLIHHATIIELEGESYRKQHQLKQAGSRKNEKNLTGHHN
- the msrA gene encoding peptide-methionine (S)-S-oxide reductase MsrA → MKLDYVIVAGGCFWGLEDLLRSLDGVTSTKVGYSGGDFDDPTYADIITGKTGHAEAVRVEYDQDEISLEEILHYFFKIHDPTTKNRQGNDVGTSYRSAAFYRDDAQKAIIENVIDEVNEIGRFENPVVTTVALEKEFYDAEEYHQNYLKKNPHGYTCHFERD
- a CDS encoding glutaredoxin — translated: MNQTKEEKMKELKNVVIYTKDHCPFSKRVKEYLTSEKVDFKQIRVDDDPKTYDELKKKTNLQTVPQVFVDGKFIGSATDFFAWIDS
- the msrB gene encoding peptide-methionine (R)-S-oxide reductase MsrB; amino-acid sequence: MFNWESINNYLDNGTPAPPRKVEKSEEEWKKILTPAQFNVMRKKGTERPHTGELCSFYEAGRYACAGCDTELFDSNVKFDSGTGWPSFSEPVADNVIQYELDTTYGRRIEVLCNVCEAHLGHVFPDGPEPWGSILHQLESLKFVE
- a CDS encoding glutaredoxin family protein, translated to MLIKLFGHKDCHKTKIYQSYLKEKGIEFDFLDVHEDDAAADELRSLYTTGKLNFPTILVGTKKLRNPKFKDLDKWLEASMKTRSFFEDCN
- a CDS encoding antibiotic biosynthesis monooxygenase family protein, whose translation is MIIAVVRSRVAKEHGGEFERRYAEMSALVEAIPGYGSHERFSSPNGEDVLIVEFLTREAFDAWDKHPEHKKAKMLGKDYIFESYDVKVGEVFERHTKPEVKL
- a CDS encoding thiolase family protein codes for the protein MTAYRDVSSEELMTASLKSLVDRYNLEGKTVGDVALGAVMHSSANWNLAREVVQSSGLHPNTPAYNVQRACGTSLENTIQIAHKISSHQIESGIAGG